A window of the Isosphaera pallida ATCC 43644 genome harbors these coding sequences:
- a CDS encoding AsmA-like C-terminal region-containing protein has product MTFGSVPTPTWMGGASSQPTPPSSPSAAVSPSVPSRPERRRRRARIVRGGLALVMLTLIGGGWGLIRNLLDDQRLAQLVVAHATKYLPTSELKVERVDFEPLSDKIRLNRIEINQEAQRGRVETLRFPWIEVLHNPKALLEGHFQPIKVSLAQPRLRLARQQDGRWNVQTLLADPWPGMPMKVWPEIEIQGGVVELTDASGVIGLLDNAQVVIKRVSRQSPDLMSYRIAARGRVVDSIELHGQFDKSNGAVVISGIIRGLKLSESLQNCLPSDLRMAFRRSRLEGGRLDLEIVRLERPPIWGPTKAQPPGKPGDKASLNLNPIQGPWRYELTARLREASLREDPAPFRLTDVTADLQLKTGWGRLDASGWRGPTRVRLTGEFGIDLTAPEPTFEDFKFDLNVIDLSLDDSLRRWITRLGFGPVWDEWLEASKDGVSKAPLRYAQLIGREQAANDRGAAVEDGLEEFQLGVAGQAAGSRGRVNLTAHLSRPNAQEPMKSKAQVVCLGVNVIPFDFPYPFTNVVGRLDWDSEPNELKIDVKTLVGGRPASARGIVRNPGPDAFAEIDLHAESAPMDQTLLNALAPDIRQAVEEFHPTGSAEVWSRIERRPADAHHPLPRLDVTTELMLTDRCAVKWDGLPYPVSNLTGRLVLTPTVWRFEDMRGTNAQTVVEGSGVVRKLGPGLRDLESDIQLVARNLAFDPQLRAALPPEWQQTWATLNPSGSCDVAARVRTRPGKDHFQFVVRPRPETRIELELPPIPGAPQGHDQPIRFPAMENIRGTFSFDDGEVVMTGVGFEFRGAPTRVERGRVRLEPNGAFDLEAFDLSIANLRLDSGLRKLMPPLMAKAARRFKDDPIALMRGHLRIGWNGQPGQPATVAWNQGLVLLDGNAIETGLPIQHIQGQIDRLSGDFDGRTLRARGVLDLDSVNIGGLQVTAIRAPWQVQGGQAELPDFSARLLGGRLGGRASTTLEENPRYHLEMRLQDADLSELALNLPGTEGYRGRLAAEIVTDGVGADRRGLSGRGWARVVEGDLGRLPAYLALVKFLKLNLNRINATAFDDASVRFRIAEGVASLDRIALQGDAFSLEGGGYLSPRNELDLRLKLLLGRDRQFHVPVVSDLVREATGQLFIIRVQGRPTAPSYRLEALPGASELLRDSLGGLPQPGVRR; this is encoded by the coding sequence ATGACGTTCGGTTCTGTCCCCACGCCCACCTGGATGGGCGGCGCGTCGTCCCAGCCCACCCCACCGTCGTCCCCCTCCGCCGCCGTCAGTCCGTCGGTCCCATCCCGACCTGAGCGACGCCGACGACGCGCGCGCATCGTCCGGGGGGGACTCGCCCTGGTCATGCTGACCCTAATTGGCGGGGGCTGGGGACTGATCCGAAACTTGCTGGACGACCAACGCCTGGCCCAACTTGTTGTGGCTCATGCCACGAAATATCTTCCAACTTCGGAACTCAAGGTGGAACGGGTTGATTTCGAACCGCTCTCGGACAAGATTCGGCTCAATCGCATCGAGATCAATCAGGAGGCCCAACGCGGCCGCGTCGAAACTCTGCGCTTCCCCTGGATCGAAGTGCTGCATAATCCCAAGGCGCTGTTGGAGGGACACTTCCAGCCGATCAAGGTCTCGCTCGCACAACCCCGTTTGCGGCTGGCACGACAGCAAGACGGGCGTTGGAATGTGCAAACCCTTCTGGCCGACCCCTGGCCCGGCATGCCGATGAAGGTTTGGCCGGAGATCGAAATTCAGGGAGGGGTTGTCGAGTTGACCGACGCTTCCGGCGTGATCGGCCTGCTGGACAACGCCCAAGTGGTAATCAAGCGGGTCAGTCGCCAGTCCCCGGATCTGATGAGTTACCGAATCGCGGCGCGGGGACGGGTGGTGGACTCGATCGAACTCCACGGCCAGTTCGACAAATCCAATGGCGCAGTGGTGATCAGCGGAATCATTCGAGGCTTAAAACTCAGTGAGTCGCTTCAAAATTGCCTACCGAGTGATTTGCGGATGGCGTTTCGACGCTCCCGTCTGGAGGGGGGACGACTCGACCTAGAGATTGTGCGTCTTGAACGTCCACCAATCTGGGGACCGACCAAGGCCCAACCACCTGGGAAACCCGGGGACAAAGCGTCGTTGAATCTCAATCCCATCCAGGGACCGTGGCGTTACGAGCTAACCGCGCGGTTGCGGGAAGCCTCGCTGCGGGAAGATCCCGCGCCGTTCCGCCTCACCGATGTCACCGCCGATCTGCAACTCAAAACCGGCTGGGGACGCCTTGACGCCAGCGGCTGGAGAGGTCCAACCAGGGTGCGGCTGACCGGCGAGTTCGGCATCGACCTGACCGCCCCCGAGCCGACCTTCGAAGACTTCAAGTTTGATCTGAATGTGATTGATCTTTCGCTTGATGATTCACTGCGGCGTTGGATCACCCGTCTGGGATTCGGTCCGGTGTGGGATGAGTGGCTGGAGGCGTCTAAGGATGGCGTCAGCAAAGCGCCGCTGCGGTACGCCCAATTGATTGGTCGAGAGCAAGCGGCGAACGATCGTGGGGCAGCGGTCGAGGATGGTCTGGAGGAGTTTCAGCTGGGCGTGGCCGGCCAGGCGGCGGGGTCGCGGGGACGGGTCAATCTCACCGCCCACTTGAGCCGGCCCAACGCTCAGGAGCCAATGAAGTCGAAAGCTCAAGTCGTTTGCCTCGGGGTGAATGTGATTCCATTCGATTTTCCATATCCTTTTACCAACGTGGTGGGACGGCTGGATTGGGATTCCGAACCTAACGAGTTGAAGATTGATGTCAAAACCCTGGTGGGCGGACGGCCCGCCTCGGCGCGGGGGATTGTGCGCAACCCCGGCCCCGACGCCTTCGCCGAGATCGATCTGCACGCCGAATCGGCTCCGATGGACCAGACACTGCTCAACGCGCTTGCGCCCGACATTCGCCAAGCGGTGGAGGAATTCCATCCTACCGGGTCCGCCGAGGTCTGGTCGCGGATTGAGCGTCGCCCCGCCGACGCCCACCATCCTTTGCCCCGGCTCGACGTGACGACCGAACTGATGTTGACCGACCGTTGTGCTGTCAAGTGGGACGGGTTGCCCTATCCGGTTTCGAATTTGACGGGTCGTCTGGTGTTGACGCCGACGGTCTGGCGTTTTGAGGACATGCGGGGCACCAATGCGCAAACCGTCGTTGAGGGCAGCGGCGTGGTCCGCAAGCTTGGACCCGGTCTGCGCGACCTGGAGTCGGACATTCAACTGGTGGCGCGCAATTTGGCATTCGACCCACAATTGAGGGCTGCCCTCCCGCCGGAGTGGCAGCAGACTTGGGCGACCCTCAACCCGAGCGGCTCCTGCGACGTGGCCGCGCGAGTCCGCACTCGACCCGGCAAGGACCATTTCCAGTTCGTGGTTCGTCCCCGACCCGAGACCCGCATCGAGTTGGAACTGCCGCCGATCCCGGGGGCTCCCCAAGGCCACGATCAGCCAATCCGCTTCCCCGCGATGGAGAACATCCGCGGCACCTTCAGCTTCGACGACGGCGAGGTGGTCATGACCGGGGTTGGCTTCGAGTTTCGGGGCGCTCCCACTCGGGTTGAACGCGGACGGGTCCGCCTCGAACCCAACGGCGCATTCGATCTGGAGGCGTTCGATCTGAGCATCGCCAACCTCCGATTGGACTCCGGGTTGAGGAAGCTAATGCCGCCGCTTATGGCCAAGGCCGCCCGACGCTTCAAGGACGATCCCATCGCCTTGATGCGCGGTCATCTGAGAATCGGCTGGAACGGCCAGCCCGGCCAACCGGCCACAGTCGCCTGGAACCAGGGTCTGGTGCTGCTTGACGGCAATGCCATCGAAACCGGTCTGCCGATTCAACATATCCAAGGTCAAATCGATCGCCTCAGCGGCGACTTCGATGGCCGGACCCTCCGCGCCCGCGGCGTGCTTGATCTGGACAGCGTCAACATCGGCGGCCTCCAAGTCACCGCCATCCGCGCGCCTTGGCAAGTCCAAGGTGGACAGGCCGAACTGCCTGACTTCTCGGCGCGTCTTCTGGGGGGTCGGTTGGGCGGTCGGGCCTCGACCACGTTGGAGGAAAACCCACGTTACCATCTCGAAATGCGTCTTCAAGACGCTGACTTGAGCGAACTCGCACTCAACCTTCCCGGCACCGAGGGGTATCGAGGCCGCTTGGCCGCTGAGATCGTCACCGACGGCGTGGGTGCCGACCGGCGCGGTCTCAGTGGACGGGGATGGGCCCGCGTCGTCGAGGGGGATCTGGGACGATTGCCTGCCTATCTGGCCCTCGTCAAATTCCTCAAGCTCAACCTCAACCGGATCAACGCCACCGCCTTCGACGACGCCTCGGTGCGGTTCCGCATCGCCGAAGGGGTCGCCTCGCTTGACCGCATCGCGCTCCAGGGCGACGCCTTCAGCCTTGAAGGCGGCGGCTACCTCAGCCCCCGCAATGAATTGGACCTCCGCCTCAAACTTCTACTGGGCCGCGACCGCCAATTCCACGTCCCCGTGGTGAGCGACCTGGTGCGCGAGGCGACCGGACAACTGTTCATCATTCGCGTTCAAGGACGCCCCACCGCCCCCAGCTACCGCCTTGAAGCCCTCCCTGGCGCGTCCGAACTGTTGCGCGACTCGCTCGGCGGTTTGCCCCAACCCGGCGTGCGGCGCTGA
- a CDS encoding phytoene desaturase family protein, which yields MARTIEESPTARRLGRIGAPMTAAAMAARRWDVVIVGAGHNGLTCAAYLARAGRSVLVLEARPQVGGACTLVEYWPGHRISPCAYLLGLMHPQVMSDLDLMGRGLRWSPAEAGMFVPFEEGDGVQFWEDDRLFEAEVARIEPKDVAGFRAMSALKSRVRDALRPEGDGDVWLHRPPTREQIEARLGHDPDAIGLLFEWSMIDYVDRFLVDERLKTALLGQGVIGTNASPHDPGTASIHFHHNSGRLGGRPGVWGYVQGGMGMVSFLLCDAAREAGATVATGMPVARIYPGQGVELEGGERIAAEVVVCNADPAVAVKLLGEAVDPEWKARVEAIPRRGCTLKLNVALRELPSFKARPGTNEPHHRGQINTPLNRREWLDFHRLAQQGILPPRLWTELYFHTPHDPTIAPPGVHSMSVFAQYVPYEFAEGDWEDHRDAAAQRALDSIARFCDNLPEAIDRVLALGPPDIEREVGLTGGHIFQGECLPPYMWSQRLEARTPMPGVFLCGAATYPGGSVIAVNGRNAAYEILGLW from the coding sequence ATGGCCCGCACGATTGAAGAATCCCCGACGGCTCGGAGGTTGGGACGCATCGGCGCGCCGATGACCGCCGCGGCGATGGCGGCGCGACGTTGGGATGTGGTGATTGTGGGGGCCGGTCACAACGGCCTGACCTGCGCGGCCTATCTCGCCCGCGCGGGCCGCTCGGTCTTGGTGTTGGAAGCGCGGCCCCAAGTCGGCGGCGCTTGCACTCTGGTGGAATATTGGCCGGGCCACCGCATCTCTCCCTGCGCGTATCTTCTGGGGCTAATGCATCCTCAAGTGATGTCCGACCTTGATTTGATGGGTCGGGGGTTGCGCTGGAGCCCCGCCGAAGCCGGGATGTTCGTGCCGTTTGAGGAAGGCGATGGCGTCCAATTTTGGGAGGACGACCGCTTGTTCGAAGCCGAAGTCGCCCGGATCGAGCCAAAAGACGTGGCCGGGTTCCGCGCCATGTCAGCGCTGAAATCCCGCGTCCGCGACGCGCTTCGCCCCGAAGGCGACGGCGATGTGTGGCTCCACCGTCCACCCACCCGCGAACAAATCGAAGCGCGTCTGGGACACGATCCCGACGCGATCGGGTTGCTCTTTGAATGGTCAATGATCGACTATGTCGATCGTTTTTTGGTGGATGAGCGTCTGAAAACCGCGCTGTTGGGGCAGGGGGTGATCGGCACCAACGCGAGTCCCCATGATCCGGGAACCGCCTCAATTCACTTTCATCACAACTCGGGTCGCTTGGGTGGTCGTCCAGGCGTGTGGGGTTATGTTCAAGGTGGCATGGGGATGGTCTCGTTTCTACTTTGCGACGCGGCCCGCGAGGCTGGTGCAACCGTTGCCACTGGAATGCCCGTGGCACGGATTTATCCCGGACAGGGTGTTGAACTTGAGGGAGGTGAGCGGATCGCCGCCGAGGTGGTTGTGTGCAACGCCGACCCCGCCGTGGCGGTCAAGCTGCTGGGCGAGGCGGTCGATCCGGAATGGAAAGCCCGCGTCGAGGCGATCCCCCGCCGGGGTTGCACCCTCAAACTCAACGTCGCGCTGCGGGAATTGCCCAGTTTCAAAGCCCGACCCGGCACCAACGAACCGCATCACCGCGGTCAGATCAACACGCCGCTGAATCGTCGGGAGTGGCTCGATTTCCACCGCCTCGCCCAGCAGGGAATCTTGCCACCCCGCCTTTGGACCGAACTTTACTTCCACACGCCGCACGACCCCACCATCGCCCCGCCCGGCGTCCATTCAATGAGCGTGTTCGCCCAGTACGTGCCCTACGAATTTGCTGAGGGCGATTGGGAGGACCACCGCGACGCCGCCGCCCAACGCGCGCTGGATTCGATCGCCCGCTTCTGCGACAACCTGCCCGAGGCCATCGACCGCGTTCTGGCCCTGGGGCCACCCGACATCGAGCGCGAAGTGGGCTTAACCGGCGGCCATATCTTCCAAGGTGAGTGTTTGCCCCCCTATATGTGGTCGCAACGTCTGGAAGCGCGGACCCCGATGCCCGGCGTCTTCCTCTGCGGCGCGGCGACCTACCCCGGCGGCAGCGTCATCGCGGTGAATGGACGCAACGCCGCATATGAGATTCTGGGTTTGTGGTGA
- the pyrF gene encoding orotidine-5'-phosphate decarboxylase yields MMSESGEGVGLSFGDRLARRIQRVGNPVCVGIDPRPERLPRAILRDLPDTAEARAVACERYARGILDAVADLVPIVKFQSACFEALGPAGPAALDRAARYAAQQGVLTIFDGKRNDIGPTAEAYALAYLDSDAWRFDAMTVNPYLGSDGVTPFLKAAQRHGKGLFVLARTSNPSAAEFQELQVACVSPNDAQAMPLYQRVAQAIVAWNQPSAAASYSGYGLLGAVVGATSPAQLAQLRSQMPGVWFLVPGYGAQGGTARDVAGGFDPHGLGAIVNSSRGVGYAYEQDDASPKADWTELVRDAVLAMIADLESAGIRIARTT; encoded by the coding sequence ATGATGAGTGAGTCTGGAGAAGGCGTCGGACTCTCGTTTGGCGATCGCCTAGCGCGACGGATTCAGCGGGTGGGCAACCCCGTCTGTGTAGGGATTGATCCACGTCCCGAGCGTCTGCCTCGGGCGATCCTCCGTGACCTGCCCGACACTGCCGAGGCCCGCGCGGTCGCCTGCGAACGTTACGCCCGAGGTATCCTCGACGCAGTGGCCGACCTGGTGCCGATCGTCAAATTCCAGTCCGCCTGCTTCGAGGCGCTGGGACCGGCCGGTCCCGCCGCGCTGGATCGGGCCGCGCGTTACGCCGCCCAACAAGGAGTCTTGACCATCTTCGACGGCAAACGCAACGACATCGGTCCCACCGCTGAAGCCTATGCCCTGGCTTATCTCGACTCCGACGCCTGGCGATTCGACGCCATGACCGTCAACCCCTACCTTGGTTCCGACGGCGTGACTCCGTTCCTCAAAGCGGCCCAACGCCACGGCAAAGGGCTGTTCGTGCTGGCCCGAACAAGCAACCCCTCAGCCGCTGAATTTCAGGAACTCCAGGTGGCCTGCGTCTCCCCCAACGACGCGCAAGCGATGCCGCTTTACCAACGGGTCGCCCAGGCGATCGTCGCCTGGAACCAGCCCTCAGCGGCGGCCTCCTATTCCGGTTACGGCCTCCTTGGCGCGGTGGTCGGCGCGACTTCACCGGCTCAACTCGCTCAACTGCGCAGCCAAATGCCGGGCGTCTGGTTCCTGGTGCCCGGTTATGGAGCCCAGGGCGGCACCGCCCGCGACGTGGCCGGCGGCTTCGATCCCCACGGCCTCGGCGCGATCGTCAACTCCTCCCGCGGCGTGGGCTATGCCTACGAACAGGACGACGCCAGCCCCAAAGCCGATTGGACCGAACTGGTCCGCGACGCCGTTTTGGCCATGATCGCCGATCTGGAATCGGCCGGTATCCGAATCGCTCGGACGACGTGA
- a CDS encoding alpha/beta hydrolase family protein, which produces MTVRSSTSSGFVPGSATRLGRIGLLLALVTLGGSILHPTRAHAPRQADPPAPGDAMMAAHLGRLARLLDDQSRADFADATSWRANLPRLRQEYRYMLGLDPLPERTPLHPVVVGTIQRDGYVVDRLHFQSRPGLYVTANLYKPAVIPREAKLPAVLYVCGHSNMDVYGNKTNYQSHGIWFARHGYVCLTLDTLQLGEIAGIHHGTYREGRWHWISRGYTPAGVECWNGLRALDLLETFDFVDPARIGVTGISGGGAATFWIAAADPRVAIAAPVSGMADLEYYCAEAGVNGHCDCMFLHNTFQWPWTRIAALIAPRPLLFVNSDADPIFPMDANERVINRLERVYRLFGAGDKVDAVVSVGGHAYRADIRRSVYEFFNRHLKRDANPVEDSENDLVLGEGRSAKSFPIEPQALRVFATPDNLPADAINHRVDDLFISRGQPQPPTPANFAQRRASLLAELNRVSYAGLPRPIRPAAPLVDRPGFVQTEEGIAIPLTLAAQDPDAPSGTVALWVNLEDQSWTPSKEDRRRVAAARHWVVQPRGVGPTRWTRSNPPNTIERALLLLGRTADLERVYDIAACVNYLKQADAAAENHEPVVILAGCPGNASLLATHAVLVGARVDRLTLNRPTPTHDDPNAPQLLNVLRVADVPDLIGLLVDRPLDLIDPDPTIAQAVARARQAFSDSKPAQVKRDGTRR; this is translated from the coding sequence ATGACAGTTCGATCCTCAACCTCATCAGGATTCGTCCCAGGTTCCGCCACCCGTTTGGGGCGAATCGGTCTCCTGCTGGCACTGGTGACGCTGGGAGGATCGATTCTTCATCCCACCCGCGCGCACGCACCTCGGCAAGCCGATCCCCCCGCCCCCGGCGACGCCATGATGGCCGCCCACCTTGGACGCCTCGCCCGTCTTCTAGACGACCAGAGCCGCGCCGATTTCGCCGACGCCACATCATGGCGCGCCAACCTGCCCCGGCTGCGCCAGGAATATCGTTACATGCTCGGACTCGATCCACTCCCCGAGCGGACTCCGCTTCATCCGGTGGTCGTCGGCACAATCCAACGCGATGGTTACGTCGTCGATCGCCTGCATTTTCAAAGCCGTCCAGGTCTCTATGTTACCGCGAACCTCTACAAGCCGGCCGTCATCCCGCGGGAGGCCAAACTGCCAGCCGTTCTGTACGTTTGTGGGCACTCCAACATGGATGTCTATGGCAACAAAACCAATTATCAATCGCATGGCATCTGGTTCGCCAGACATGGCTACGTCTGCTTGACCCTCGATACGCTTCAACTCGGCGAGATCGCGGGAATCCATCACGGCACCTACCGTGAAGGACGCTGGCACTGGATCTCCCGAGGCTATACCCCGGCCGGGGTTGAATGCTGGAACGGCCTCCGCGCTTTGGACCTGCTGGAAACCTTCGACTTCGTGGACCCCGCCCGCATCGGCGTGACTGGCATTTCGGGAGGCGGCGCGGCCACCTTCTGGATCGCCGCGGCCGATCCCCGCGTGGCAATCGCTGCGCCAGTCTCCGGCATGGCCGACCTGGAATACTACTGCGCTGAAGCTGGAGTCAACGGCCATTGCGATTGCATGTTTCTGCATAACACCTTCCAATGGCCCTGGACCCGGATCGCCGCCCTGATCGCCCCCCGTCCTCTCCTCTTCGTCAACTCCGACGCCGATCCGATCTTTCCGATGGACGCCAATGAACGGGTCATCAACCGCCTGGAACGGGTCTATCGGCTCTTCGGCGCGGGCGACAAAGTCGATGCGGTCGTCAGCGTGGGGGGCCACGCCTATCGTGCCGACATCCGCCGGTCGGTTTACGAGTTCTTCAACCGTCACCTCAAGCGCGACGCCAACCCCGTTGAGGATTCCGAGAACGATCTGGTTCTTGGCGAGGGTCGATCGGCTAAGTCCTTTCCAATCGAACCCCAGGCGTTGCGCGTCTTCGCCACGCCCGACAATCTGCCCGCCGACGCCATCAACCACCGCGTGGATGATCTGTTCATTTCCCGAGGTCAGCCCCAACCGCCCACGCCGGCCAACTTCGCCCAACGACGCGCCTCGCTGTTGGCGGAACTCAACCGGGTTAGCTACGCTGGTTTGCCGCGACCGATCCGACCGGCCGCGCCGCTGGTCGATCGACCAGGCTTCGTTCAAACCGAAGAGGGCATTGCGATTCCTTTGACCCTGGCCGCCCAGGATCCCGACGCCCCCTCTGGAACCGTCGCGCTTTGGGTCAACCTGGAGGACCAGTCTTGGACCCCCTCCAAGGAGGATCGCCGCAGGGTGGCGGCGGCGCGTCACTGGGTGGTTCAACCCCGTGGCGTTGGTCCTACCCGCTGGACCCGCTCCAACCCGCCCAACACCATTGAACGCGCCTTGTTGCTGCTGGGACGCACCGCGGACCTGGAACGGGTTTACGACATCGCCGCCTGTGTGAACTACCTCAAACAGGCCGACGCCGCCGCGGAGAACCACGAACCAGTCGTGATCTTGGCCGGATGCCCCGGCAACGCTTCGTTGCTGGCCACCCACGCCGTCCTCGTCGGCGCTCGGGTCGATCGCCTGACGCTCAATCGACCAACCCCCACGCATGACGACCCCAACGCGCCTCAACTGCTCAACGTGTTGCGGGTTGCCGACGTGCCCGACTTAATCGGTCTGCTGGTCGATCGTCCGCTCGACTTGATCGATCCCGACCCGACAATTGCCCAGGCGGTCGCGCGGGCACGCCAAGCCTTCAGCGACAGCAAGCCCGCGCAAGTGAAACGAGACGGGACGAGACGGTGA
- a CDS encoding proprotein convertase P-domain-containing protein, which yields MRLRDLPRLGRAVQARSVPRPSHRYRPADLGGGVTGMTLEARQLLTITGTVFEDWNADGVRDPFDTGLAGTRVFLDSNGNGIIDGPTFTSTTAIPIIDNQTNSGTLTIAQSGTVVGMTVTVNVTHTWMGDVTLRLISPLGTVVTLIQGRGGSGDNMNGTIFDDSAPLPISAGSPPFAGRFRPETPLAAFNGQSITGTWRLDAQDSFAGDQGQVTSWSLQFLEPSVLTDANGNFSFPGLGPGTYPVRVQLPGGFTASQPGSDFQQITLTAANPTANARLGLIRQGAIYGRAFSDLNGNGQLDPGEVGLAGWSGFLDTNGNGVFDSVLPPQIFNSTDTPKPFVDGGLMTSVATVNGAPSDFLNMRVTINGTHTWVGDMVFTLVSPGGVRVTLINGRGGSGDNFTNMVFDDNAALPISSATPPFTGSWRPEQPLAAFRNTPVNGVWTLECLDTFPADSGILQSWTIEFVGREPQFTTNSFGFYRVTAPGSGTFPVIFNPQPGWEFSNPATGVIVVPIPPGGAAVGRDIAIRPIPVLLDPSGVRIENGAAQRSMVRTISFTLNGIVSTMPAGAFTVNRVGGGPAQSFEVRVISSQVVQGRTNVVLGFTGPGLAGGSMNSLPDGVYEMVINGSAIIADNGLAVDFDGDGVAGGSLTVRFHRFFGDSDGDGDVDMDDYNRFRRVYVGGFVGDSSHFDFDGNNLFTSLDLNEFLNNFRRRRLF from the coding sequence ATGCGACTGCGCGATTTGCCGCGTTTGGGCCGGGCGGTCCAAGCACGATCAGTTCCGCGACCTTCCCACCGTTACCGCCCCGCCGACTTGGGCGGGGGCGTGACGGGGATGACCCTAGAGGCTCGTCAGCTGTTGACAATTACCGGCACGGTCTTCGAGGACTGGAACGCCGATGGGGTCCGCGACCCGTTCGACACCGGGCTGGCGGGAACGCGGGTCTTCCTGGATTCCAACGGCAACGGAATCATCGACGGGCCGACCTTCACCAGCACCACGGCGATTCCGATCATCGACAATCAGACCAACAGCGGCACGCTCACCATCGCCCAAAGCGGCACCGTGGTGGGGATGACGGTGACGGTCAACGTTACGCACACCTGGATGGGTGACGTGACCCTGCGGCTGATCAGTCCGTTGGGTACGGTGGTGACGCTGATTCAGGGACGGGGTGGTTCGGGCGACAATATGAACGGGACGATCTTCGACGATTCGGCTCCCTTGCCGATCTCGGCGGGATCCCCACCGTTCGCCGGTCGGTTCCGTCCCGAAACCCCGCTGGCGGCTTTCAACGGCCAGTCGATCACCGGCACCTGGCGGCTCGATGCTCAGGATTCCTTCGCAGGCGACCAGGGGCAGGTGACCAGTTGGAGTCTGCAATTCCTCGAGCCCAGCGTCCTGACCGACGCCAACGGCAATTTCAGCTTCCCCGGCCTGGGCCCGGGCACTTACCCGGTGCGGGTGCAGCTACCTGGGGGCTTCACCGCCTCGCAACCCGGCTCCGATTTCCAGCAGATCACCCTCACCGCGGCCAACCCCACGGCCAATGCTCGTCTGGGGCTGATCCGCCAGGGCGCGATTTACGGGCGGGCTTTCTCCGACCTCAACGGCAATGGCCAACTCGACCCGGGCGAGGTCGGCCTGGCCGGTTGGAGCGGCTTCCTCGACACCAACGGCAACGGCGTGTTCGACTCGGTGCTCCCGCCCCAAATCTTCAACTCCACCGACACCCCCAAGCCGTTCGTGGACGGCGGCTTGATGACCTCGGTGGCCACCGTCAACGGCGCACCGTCCGATTTCCTCAACATGCGCGTCACCATCAACGGTACCCACACTTGGGTGGGGGACATGGTCTTCACCCTGGTCAGCCCCGGCGGGGTGCGGGTCACCCTGATCAACGGTCGGGGTGGCTCGGGGGACAACTTCACCAACATGGTGTTCGATGACAACGCTGCGCTGCCGATTTCCTCCGCCACGCCGCCCTTCACCGGATCGTGGCGTCCTGAGCAGCCGCTGGCGGCCTTCCGCAACACCCCAGTCAACGGGGTTTGGACCCTGGAGTGCCTGGACACCTTCCCGGCCGACTCCGGCATCCTCCAATCCTGGACGATTGAGTTTGTCGGTCGGGAACCGCAATTCACCACCAACTCCTTTGGGTTTTACCGGGTCACCGCGCCCGGTTCGGGTACCTTCCCGGTGATCTTTAATCCTCAACCCGGCTGGGAGTTCTCCAACCCCGCCACCGGAGTGATCGTGGTGCCCATCCCCCCCGGCGGGGCAGCGGTGGGACGCGACATCGCCATCCGTCCGATTCCAGTCCTGCTGGATCCCTCCGGCGTGCGGATCGAAAACGGCGCGGCTCAACGCTCGATGGTGCGCACCATAAGCTTCACCCTCAACGGCATCGTCTCGACCATGCCAGCGGGGGCCTTTACAGTCAACCGAGTCGGCGGCGGCCCGGCTCAGAGCTTTGAGGTCCGGGTGATCTCCTCGCAGGTAGTCCAAGGGCGGACCAATGTGGTCCTGGGCTTCACCGGTCCCGGTCTGGCGGGCGGCTCGATGAACTCGCTGCCGGACGGCGTTTATGAAATGGTCATCAACGGTTCGGCCATCATCGCCGACAACGGCCTGGCAGTCGATTTCGACGGCGACGGGGTGGCCGGCGGCTCGCTCACCGTGCGCTTCCATCGCTTCTTTGGCGACTCCGATGGTGACGGCGACGTGGACATGGACGACTACAACCGCTTCCGACGGGTTTACGTCGGCGGCTTCGTCGGCGATTCATCCCACTTCGACTTCGACGGCAACAACCTCTTCACGTCGCTGGACCTGAACGAGTTCCTCAACAACTTCCGCCGTCGTCGTTTGTTCTGA